A single region of the Gemmata palustris genome encodes:
- a CDS encoding DUF1559 family PulG-like putative transporter, translating to MNRTPRPQFPRAARRGFTLIELLVVTAIIAVLIGLLLPAVQKVRAAAARIKCGNHLKQIGLGSQMAHDTHRALPPGLGYWPADSNYGTYHFHLLPFIEEEALYERSYALGCHFAANNQVYSQPVKTYLCPSDPSVPADGRASDLAGNFWGVASYAVNVQVVARVSPEGRINAPDNRALLLATFPDGASNTILMAEKYAQCFNGSYPAGGNLWAYYFTGSGLQPYHPGFGVSWNGYSYGPASKFVAQPQPYNGGCDPTMASSPHPGGIQTAFADGSVRFLSSGITPYTWWYLCTPAGGEVIAPDSY from the coding sequence GTGAATCGAACGCCCCGCCCCCAATTCCCGCGCGCCGCGCGCCGGGGCTTCACGCTGATCGAGTTGCTCGTCGTCACCGCCATCATCGCGGTCCTGATCGGGCTGCTCCTCCCGGCCGTTCAGAAGGTTCGAGCCGCTGCCGCGCGGATCAAGTGCGGGAACCACCTGAAACAGATCGGCCTGGGCTCCCAGATGGCGCACGATACCCACCGGGCGCTGCCGCCGGGGTTGGGGTACTGGCCCGCGGACAGCAACTACGGTACGTACCACTTTCACCTGCTGCCGTTCATCGAAGAAGAGGCCCTGTACGAGCGGTCCTACGCCCTCGGGTGCCACTTCGCGGCCAACAACCAGGTCTATTCGCAACCGGTCAAGACGTACCTGTGCCCCTCGGACCCGAGCGTGCCCGCCGACGGGCGCGCCAGCGACCTGGCCGGGAACTTCTGGGGCGTCGCGAGCTACGCGGTGAACGTGCAGGTGGTGGCGCGGGTCAGCCCCGAGGGGCGGATCAACGCGCCCGACAACCGGGCGCTGCTCCTCGCGACGTTCCCGGACGGGGCGTCGAACACGATCCTGATGGCCGAAAAGTACGCGCAGTGCTTCAACGGGAGCTACCCGGCCGGGGGCAACTTGTGGGCCTACTACTTCACCGGTTCGGGGCTCCAGCCGTACCACCCGGGGTTCGGGGTCTCGTGGAACGGGTACAGCTACGGCCCGGCGTCGAAGTTCGTCGCCCAACCGCAGCCGTACAACGGCGGGTGCGACCCGACGATGGCCTCGTCGCCGCACCCGGGCGGCATCCAGACCGCGTTCGCGGACGGGAGCGTGCGGTTCCTCTCGTCCGGAATCACCCCTTACACTTGGTGGTACCTGTGTACCCCCGCCGGCGGCGAGGTCATCGCCCCCGATTCGTACTGA
- a CDS encoding pirin family protein, translating to MLTIRKGTDRGVTKYGGWLDSRHTFSFGDYQDRMHHQFRALRVINDDRVAPGGGFPTHPHRDMEILTCVLTGALEHADSMGNGEVIRAGEWQAMTAGTGITHSEFNPSDEAPVHLLQIWLLPDKRGHTPGYQQKVFTDADKGGKWALIASPAGENGSLVIHQDVRVYQTKLATGDTVRHELRSGRAAFLHVATGAATVNGTKLVAGDAVAVEDETELTVTGDGEVLLFDLA from the coding sequence ATGCTCACCATTCGCAAGGGCACCGATCGCGGCGTAACGAAGTACGGCGGCTGGCTCGACAGCCGGCACACCTTCTCGTTCGGCGACTACCAGGACCGGATGCACCACCAGTTCCGCGCGCTGCGGGTCATTAACGACGACCGCGTCGCGCCGGGCGGCGGGTTCCCCACGCACCCGCACCGGGACATGGAGATCCTCACCTGCGTGCTCACCGGGGCGCTGGAACACGCCGACAGCATGGGCAACGGCGAGGTGATCCGGGCCGGCGAGTGGCAGGCGATGACGGCCGGCACGGGGATCACGCACAGCGAGTTCAACCCGTCCGACGAGGCGCCGGTTCACCTGCTGCAGATCTGGCTGCTCCCCGACAAGCGCGGGCACACGCCGGGCTACCAGCAGAAGGTGTTCACCGACGCGGACAAGGGCGGGAAGTGGGCGCTGATCGCGTCGCCCGCCGGGGAGAACGGGTCACTCGTCATCCACCAGGACGTGCGAGTGTACCAGACGAAGCTCGCGACGGGCGACACCGTCCGCCACGAACTGCGATCCGGGCGCGCCGCGTTCCTGCACGTGGCCACCGGCGCCGCGACCGTGAACGGCACGAAGCTCGTAGCCGGTGACGCGGTCGCAGTGGAAGACGAGACGGAACTGACCGTGACCGGCGACGGCGAAGTGCTGCTGTTCGATCTGGCGTAG
- a CDS encoding lactonase family protein — MSLARIALVAAFLAVGSVASAADHWVYFGVYTGKGEKDSKGIYRSRFNDATGKLTEPELAAEMGSPSFVTIHPNKKFLYAVGEGGGKDGGPVVAFAIDTGTGALKKLNEDKSGGSGPCHVVVSPNGDYAAVANYGGGSTCVFAVGEDGKLGKRIGFVQHKGSSVDKGRQGEPHAHCCAFVGGHLVTVDLGLDRVKAFQIDPAKGLIELEKEDIVTPAGSGPRHIALVSGSPFAYVCGELDSTVNVVKEGKVVQSLSTLPKPTPGNSTAECILSPDGKFVYVSNRGHNSIAVFKVNEDHKLTAAGHITGDIQIPRNFNIDPSGKWMLIASQDGGKVGVWELDAKTGGAKETGTTVKLNKCVCVKFVPVVK, encoded by the coding sequence ATGTCACTCGCGCGCATCGCACTCGTGGCCGCGTTCCTCGCGGTCGGGTCCGTGGCGTCGGCCGCCGACCACTGGGTGTACTTCGGCGTGTACACGGGCAAAGGTGAAAAGGACAGCAAGGGCATCTACCGGTCCCGGTTCAACGACGCGACCGGCAAACTGACCGAGCCGGAACTCGCGGCCGAAATGGGCAGCCCGTCCTTCGTGACGATCCACCCCAACAAGAAGTTCCTCTACGCGGTCGGTGAGGGCGGCGGGAAGGACGGCGGACCGGTCGTCGCATTCGCAATCGACACCGGGACCGGGGCGCTCAAGAAGCTGAACGAGGACAAGAGCGGCGGGAGCGGCCCGTGCCACGTCGTCGTCAGCCCGAACGGGGATTACGCCGCGGTCGCGAACTACGGCGGCGGGAGCACCTGCGTGTTCGCGGTGGGTGAGGACGGCAAACTCGGCAAGCGGATCGGGTTCGTGCAGCACAAGGGGAGCAGCGTCGACAAGGGGCGCCAGGGCGAACCGCACGCGCACTGCTGTGCGTTCGTTGGCGGCCATCTCGTCACGGTGGACCTCGGTCTGGACCGCGTCAAGGCGTTCCAGATCGACCCGGCGAAGGGGCTGATCGAGCTCGAAAAGGAAGACATCGTTACGCCCGCCGGGAGCGGCCCGCGCCACATCGCCCTCGTGTCCGGTTCCCCCTTCGCCTACGTGTGCGGGGAACTCGATTCGACCGTGAACGTGGTCAAGGAGGGCAAGGTGGTGCAGTCGCTCTCGACGCTGCCGAAACCGACACCGGGCAACTCCACCGCCGAGTGCATCCTCTCGCCGGACGGCAAGTTCGTGTACGTCTCGAACCGCGGGCACAACAGCATCGCGGTGTTCAAGGTGAACGAGGACCACAAGCTGACCGCGGCCGGGCATATCACGGGGGACATCCAGATCCCGCGCAACTTCAACATCGACCCGTCGGGCAAGTGGATGCTGATTGCCAGTCAGGACGGCGGGAAAGTGGGCGTGTGGGAACTTGATGCGAAGACCGGCGGCGCCAAGGAGACCGGCACCACAGTGAAGCTGAACAAGTGCGTCTGCGTGAAGTTCGTGCCCGTTGTGAAGTGA
- a CDS encoding alpha/beta hydrolase, with protein sequence MTRPVLAVAVGLLVLATAPGTDQPPVVPSPPLPKSVPAPRAVTTEKNVVYDTIEKERLYLDVSAPKEGGPYPCIVLLHGGAWVGGSRKDLSVGDKGKDGTVGPSLIEEVAARGYVVASVGYRLAPKHQFPAQIQDARAAVRFLRAGAKTYRIDPDKFAAAGFSAGGHLALLLGLADKVDGWDAGGNTEQSSRVQCVVDFFGPTDLSLYNTESIRDAYLVPVFGKSAKTDKEVFKKASPITYVSKTAPPVLMFHGTFDLVVPVVHSETLHKKLQDAGATSELVTVFAEGHGWNGRAFTKSVNTALAFLDTHLKGKDKK encoded by the coding sequence ATGACGCGACCCGTTCTCGCAGTTGCGGTCGGGCTACTGGTGCTGGCGACCGCACCCGGCACGGACCAGCCGCCCGTTGTCCCCTCTCCTCCCCTGCCGAAGTCGGTCCCCGCGCCGCGGGCCGTGACCACCGAGAAAAACGTGGTGTACGACACCATCGAGAAGGAGCGCCTGTACCTCGACGTCTCGGCCCCCAAAGAGGGCGGGCCGTACCCGTGCATCGTGCTCCTGCACGGCGGCGCGTGGGTCGGCGGGAGCCGGAAAGACCTGTCGGTCGGCGACAAGGGTAAGGACGGGACGGTCGGCCCGAGCCTGATCGAAGAGGTCGCGGCGCGCGGGTACGTGGTCGCATCGGTCGGCTACCGGCTCGCGCCCAAGCACCAGTTCCCGGCCCAAATTCAGGACGCGCGCGCCGCGGTGCGGTTCCTGCGCGCCGGCGCGAAGACCTACCGCATCGACCCGGACAAGTTCGCCGCGGCCGGGTTCTCGGCCGGCGGGCACCTCGCGCTCTTGCTCGGGCTCGCGGACAAGGTAGACGGCTGGGACGCGGGCGGGAACACCGAACAGAGTTCGCGCGTGCAGTGCGTGGTGGACTTCTTCGGCCCCACGGACCTGTCGCTGTACAACACCGAGTCGATCCGGGATGCGTACCTCGTACCGGTGTTCGGGAAGAGCGCGAAGACCGACAAAGAAGTTTTCAAGAAGGCGTCCCCGATCACTTACGTCTCGAAGACCGCGCCCCCGGTCCTGATGTTTCACGGGACGTTCGACCTCGTCGTGCCGGTGGTCCATTCGGAGACGCTTCACAAGAAACTCCAGGACGCCGGCGCGACGTCCGAGCTCGTCACCGTGTTCGCCGAGGGCCACGGGTGGAACGGGCGCGCGTTCACGAAGAGCGTCAACACCGCACTCGCGTTCCTCGACACCCACCTGAAGGGGAAGGACAAGAAGTGA
- a CDS encoding AI-2E family transporter — translation MIRNGLPETPPTRLPDPAPPIAHEEGPLATGERFRPFALAAITVALVALCVVLALPLLPAITWGIALAVLAWPLHTWVRKRLFAHRTGAALLTSVVVTAAIVLPSVFVANQVAREAASAADQVREDQAKGTLSARVAAVPGMSGVLEWVDRAEIDLNAEAQRIVRASLGNGLALAEGSLMAVFQAVIALFILFYALRDRTELLAAVRRLLPLRKPEAERLFDGANDSVFANLYATLVTSAIDGIGTGLMFCAVGLPAPVTWGVVTFVLSFVPILGTYIVWMPAAAYLALSGNWGGAVAMVAFGVASWVVVDNFVYVRVAGQRMHLHEVPALIAFLGGLALFGASGVILGPAILAVTVALLEVWHARATSTELPATGEAGKPEIGRG, via the coding sequence ATGATCCGCAACGGGCTGCCCGAAACACCTCCCACACGTCTTCCCGATCCCGCCCCGCCCATCGCGCACGAAGAAGGGCCGCTCGCCACCGGGGAACGGTTCCGCCCGTTCGCGCTGGCCGCGATCACCGTCGCTCTCGTTGCGCTGTGCGTGGTCCTGGCGCTCCCGCTCCTGCCCGCGATCACCTGGGGGATCGCCCTGGCCGTTCTCGCGTGGCCGCTGCACACCTGGGTTCGGAAGCGGCTCTTTGCCCACCGCACCGGGGCCGCGCTCCTCACGTCCGTGGTGGTAACGGCCGCTATCGTCTTGCCGAGCGTCTTCGTCGCCAATCAGGTCGCGCGCGAAGCCGCGTCCGCGGCCGACCAGGTGCGCGAGGACCAAGCGAAGGGAACGCTGAGCGCCCGAGTCGCGGCCGTGCCCGGGATGAGTGGCGTTCTGGAGTGGGTGGACCGTGCGGAGATCGATCTGAATGCGGAAGCCCAACGGATCGTGCGCGCGTCTCTGGGCAACGGGTTGGCACTGGCAGAGGGATCTCTGATGGCAGTGTTTCAAGCCGTGATCGCGCTGTTCATTCTCTTCTACGCGCTCCGCGATCGGACCGAGCTGCTGGCGGCCGTGCGCAGGCTTCTCCCGCTACGCAAGCCGGAGGCGGAGCGCCTCTTCGACGGCGCGAACGATTCGGTCTTCGCGAACCTGTACGCCACGCTCGTCACCAGTGCCATTGATGGGATCGGTACCGGGCTGATGTTCTGTGCCGTCGGGTTACCGGCTCCGGTCACCTGGGGCGTGGTGACGTTCGTCCTCAGTTTCGTCCCGATCCTCGGCACGTACATCGTGTGGATGCCGGCCGCAGCGTACCTCGCCCTGAGCGGGAACTGGGGCGGCGCGGTGGCGATGGTGGCGTTCGGGGTCGCGTCCTGGGTCGTGGTGGACAACTTCGTGTACGTCCGGGTGGCGGGCCAGCGGATGCACCTGCACGAGGTCCCCGCGCTGATCGCGTTCCTCGGCGGATTGGCCTTATTCGGCGCATCGGGCGTGATCCTCGGCCCCGCGATCCTTGCGGTAACGGTCGCGCTTTTGGAAGTGTGGCACGCCCGCGCCACGAGCACCGAACTTCCCGCAACCGGTGAAGCTGGGAAGCCGGAAATCGGCCGCGGATGA